Proteins encoded together in one Panthera uncia isolate 11264 chromosome A2, Puncia_PCG_1.0, whole genome shotgun sequence window:
- the PSMD6 gene encoding 26S proteasome non-ATPase regulatory subunit 6, with product MPLENLEEEGLPKNPDLRIAQLRFLLSLPEHRGDAAVRDELMAAVRDNNMAPYYEALCKSLDWHMDTDLLSKMKKANEEELKRLDEELEDAEKNLGESEIRDAMMAKAEYLCRIGDKEGALTAFRKTYDKTVALGHRLDIVFYLLRIGLFYMDNDLITRNTEKAKSLIEEGGDWDRRNRLKVYQGLYCVAIRDFKQAAELFLDTVSTFTSYELMDYKTFVTYTVYVSMIALERPDLREKVIKGAEILEVLHSLPAVRQYLFSLYECRYSVFFQSLAVVEQEMKKDWLFAPHYRYYVREMRIHAYSQLLESYRSLTLGYMAEAFGVGVEFIDQELSRFIAAGRLHCKIDKVNEIVETNRPDSKNWQYQETIKKGDLLLNRVQKLSRVINM from the exons atGCCGCTGGAGAACCTCGAGGAGGAGGGTCTGCCCAAGAACCCCGACCTGCGCATCGCGCAGCTGCGTTTCCTGCTCAGCCTGCCCGAGCACCGCGGAGACGCGGCCGTGCGCGACGAGCTGATGGCGGCCGTCCGGGATAATA ACATGGCTCCTTATTACGAAGCCCTGTGCAAATCCCTCGACTGGCATATGGATACAGACCTGCTCAGTAAGATGAAGAAGGCGAATGAGGAAGAGTTGAAACGTTTGGACGAGGAGCTGGAAGATGCAGAGAAGAATCTGGGAGAGAGCGAAATCCGGGATGCCATGATGGCGAAGGCCGAGTACCTGTGCCGGATAGGTGACAAG GAGGGTGCTCTGACAGCCTTTCGCAAGACATATGACAAAACCGTGGCCTTGGGTCACCGACTGGATATTGTGTTTTATCTTCTTAGGATTGGCTTATTTTATATGGATAATGATCTCATCACACGAAACACAGAGAAGGCCAAAAG cttAATAGAGGAAGGAGGAGATTGGGACAGGAGAAACCGCCTAAAAGTATATCAAGGTCTTTACTGTGTGGCTATTCGTGATTTCAAACAGGCAGCTGAACTCTTCCTTGACACAGTTTCAACATTTACATCCTATGAACTTATGGATTATAAAACCTTTGTGACTTACACTGTCTATGTCAGCATGATTGCCTTAGAAAGACCTGATCTCCGGGAAAAG gTGATTAAAGGAGCAGAGATCCTGGAGGTGTTGCACAGCCTTCCGGCAGTTCGGCAGTATCTGTTTTCCCTCTATGAATGTCGTTACTCGGTTTTCTTCCAGTCGTTAG CTGTTGTGgaacaggaaatgaaaaaggaCTGGCTTTTTGCTCCTCATTATCGATACTATGTAAGAGAAATGAGAATTCATGCATACAGCCAGCTGCTGGAATCCTATAGGTCATTAACTCTTGGCTATATGGCAGAAGCCTTTGGTGTTGGTGTGGAATTCATTGATCA GGAACTCTCCAGATTTATTGCTGCAGGGAGACTACACTGCAAAATagataaagtaaatgaaatagtgGAAACCAACAG ACCTGATAGCAAGAACTGGCAGTACCAAGAAACTATCAAGAAAGGAGATCTGCTACTAAACAGAGTTCAGAAACTTTCCAGAGTAATTAATATGTAA